The Humidesulfovibrio mexicanus region TTGGCCTGGACCGCTGCACCCTGTCCGAGCCGGAGGCCTTCTTCTCGTACCGCGCCGCGCGTAAGACCGGCCGCATGATGTCCGTCATCTGGCGGCAAGATTAAGCTTTTTCCAGAGGGGCGGCTTCACAGGCGGGCGGAAGTGGGGTAAAGCGGATTGCAACCCCGAACCGTGAGGTCCCCATGCTCAAAGGAATCTATCGCGTCGAGTTCCAATCCAGCCTGGCCACAGTGGGCGACGGCATCGTCGTGTTCGACGCCTGCGGCGTGCACGGCGCCAACGACACGCACGTCTACCGCGGCGTGCAGGAGGGCTTTGGCGATGCGCTGCGGCTCGATGTCGAGATCCGGCATCTTCGGGGCGAGAAGTACCCGTCCTTCGGCCCGCTTTCGGCCATCAACCTGGATCTGGAGGTCAGCGAGATGACGCCCGAGGGTTTTCGCGCCGTGGGCGCCGTGCGCGAAGCCAGGAACATCCGGCTGCACGTGTTCGGCCACAAGCTGGCCGACCTGGCGGATCTGGCCGTCTTGACCGGCCCGGAGGACGCGTGCTCCCCGGACGGGGAG contains the following coding sequences:
- a CDS encoding GrlR family regulatory protein, whose product is MLKGIYRVEFQSSLATVGDGIVVFDACGVHGANDTHVYRGVQEGFGDALRLDVEIRHLRGEKYPSFGPLSAINLDLEVSEMTPEGFRAVGAVREARNIRLHVFGHKLADLADLAVLTGPEDACSPDGE